The following coding sequences lie in one Musa acuminata AAA Group cultivar baxijiao chromosome BXJ1-8, Cavendish_Baxijiao_AAA, whole genome shotgun sequence genomic window:
- the LOC135588740 gene encoding pathogenesis-related thaumatin-like protein 3.5 isoform X1: MKASGQVHREDSGKRCSPHILDPPPGSKGDNETAIVEEEMRTLWIVLLLVFSGAKPSEGARVFTIVNECKTTIWPGIIPGESFNGGGFALKQGQSVVVKAPVGWSGRIWGRTGCNFDRNGNGSCQTGSCGSSLKCSGSGETPATLAEFTLAALDFYDVSLVDGFNLPVVVTPVNAQGGNCSSAGCDGDLRQTCPSELAVMVKRETVACRSACDVFDTDQYCCRGVYGNPSTCQPTYYSKKFKTACPAAYSYAYDDPSSIFTCSQADYIVTFCSNRKNRVCSYHDNRLTCSGTEGGASTCKWLIAMFLGLWGSLLVS, translated from the exons ATGAAGGCAAGCGGACAGGTGCACAGAGAAGATAGTGGGAAGAGATGTAGCCCCCATATACTTGATCCCCCTCCTGGAAGCAAG GGAGATAACGAGACAGCCATCGTAGAAGAAGAAATGAGAACTCTATGGATTGTGCTCCTCCTCGTCTTCTCAG GGGCAAAACCGTCCGAGGGAGCGCGAGTCTTCACCATAGTGAACGAGTGCAAGACCACGATATGGCCGGGGATCATACCGGGGGAAAGCTTCAACGGCGGTGGGTTCGCCCTGAAGCAGGGCCAGTCCGTCGTCGTCAAGGCGCCGGTCGGGTGGTCCGGCCGGATATGGGGCCGGACCGGATGCAACTTCGACCGGAACGGGAACGGGTCGTGCCAGACCGGCTCCTGCGGCTCCTCCCTCAAATGCTCCGGCTCGGGCGAGACGCCCGCCACGCTCGCCGAGTTCACCCTCGCCGCCTTGGACTTCTACGACGTCAGCCTCGTCGATGGCTTCAACCTTCCGGTGGTGGTGACCCCGGTCAATGCGCAGGGCGGCAACTGCAGCTCCGCCGGCTGCGACGGCGACCTGCGACAGACCTGCCCCTCGGAGCTGGCCGTCATGGTCAAGAGGGAGACGGTGGCGTGCCGGAGCGCGTGCGACGTGTTCGATACCGACCAGTACTGCTGCCGCGGCGTGTACGGGAACCCGTCCACGTGCCAGCCGACGTACTATTCCAAGAAGTTCAAGACGGCGTGCCCGGCGGCGTACAGCTACGCGTACGACGACCCCAGCAGCATCTTCACCTGCAGCCAGGCCGACTACATCGTCACCTTCTGCTCCAACAG GAAGAACAGAGTGTGCTCGTACCACGACAACAGGCTGACTTGCAGCGGAACCGAGGGGGGAGCATCTACTTGTAAATGGCTGATAGCGATGTTCCTCGGTTTGTGGGGCTCGCTGCTCGTATCATAG
- the LOC135588741 gene encoding protein YIP4b-like codes for MSHSDTIPLHPSSQSDIDEIENLINADVHSVTVLPARPPSPPRVSIPISHSPSPLPPYQKVPPSASPPPVVPAVPAAAAAPAGSSRIGISSDAFGSPPDTLTEPVWDTVKRDLARIVSNLKLVVFPNPYREDPGRALRDWDLWGPFFFIVFLGLTLSWSASAKKSEVFAVAFAILAAGAIILTLNVLLLGGHIIFFQSLSLLGYCLFPLAIGALICMLEGNVIIKIVVVSITLAWSCWAAYPFMSAAVNPRRKALALYPVFLMYISVAFFIIAID; via the exons ATGTCGCATAGCGACACGATCCCCCTTCACCCCTCCTCCCAGTCCGACATCGACGAGATCGAGAACCTCATCAATGCTGACGTCCACTCCGTCACCGTACTCCCCGCTCGACCCCCCAGTCCTCCTCGCGTTTCCATTCCCATCTCCCATTCGCCCTCCCCCTTGCCGCCCTACCAGAAGGTGCCTCCCTCCGCCTCCCCGCCCCCGGTCGTGCCCGCTGTACCCGCTGCAGCCGCGGCGCCGGCTGGGAGCTCTCGTATCGGCATCTCCTCGGACGCGTTCGGGTCGCCGCCCGACACGCTTACGGAGCCCGTGTGGGACACGGTGAAGCGGGATCTGGCGCGGATCGTGAGCAACCTGAAGCTGGTGGTGTTCCCGAATCCATATAGAGAGGACCCCGGGAGGGCGCTGAGGGATTGGGATCTCTGGGGTCCCTTCTTCTTCATCGTGTTCCTTGGGCTTACTCTTTCCTGGTCTGCATCGGCCAAGAAG TCCGAAGTATTTGCTGTTGCATTTGCAATCCTTGCTGCTGGTGCTATTATCCTGACATTGAATGTTCTACTTCTG GGTGGACACATCATCTTCTTTCAAAGTCTCAGTCTTCTTGGCTATTGCCTTTTCCCCCTGGCAATAGGAGCTCTAATTTGCATGCTAGAAGGTAATGTTATAATCAAGATAGTTGTGGTCTCCATAACATTGGCATGGAGCTGTTGGGCAGCTTATCCCTTCATGAGTGCAGCTGTTAATCCAAGAAGAAAGGCCTTAGCCCTGTATCCTGTATTCCTCATGTACATATCTGTTGCGTTCTTTATTATCGCCATAGATTAA
- the LOC135588740 gene encoding pathogenesis-related thaumatin-like protein 3.5 isoform X2, with amino-acid sequence MRTLWIVLLLVFSGAKPSEGARVFTIVNECKTTIWPGIIPGESFNGGGFALKQGQSVVVKAPVGWSGRIWGRTGCNFDRNGNGSCQTGSCGSSLKCSGSGETPATLAEFTLAALDFYDVSLVDGFNLPVVVTPVNAQGGNCSSAGCDGDLRQTCPSELAVMVKRETVACRSACDVFDTDQYCCRGVYGNPSTCQPTYYSKKFKTACPAAYSYAYDDPSSIFTCSQADYIVTFCSNRKNRVCSYHDNRLTCSGTEGGASTCKWLIAMFLGLWGSLLVS; translated from the exons ATGAGAACTCTATGGATTGTGCTCCTCCTCGTCTTCTCAG GGGCAAAACCGTCCGAGGGAGCGCGAGTCTTCACCATAGTGAACGAGTGCAAGACCACGATATGGCCGGGGATCATACCGGGGGAAAGCTTCAACGGCGGTGGGTTCGCCCTGAAGCAGGGCCAGTCCGTCGTCGTCAAGGCGCCGGTCGGGTGGTCCGGCCGGATATGGGGCCGGACCGGATGCAACTTCGACCGGAACGGGAACGGGTCGTGCCAGACCGGCTCCTGCGGCTCCTCCCTCAAATGCTCCGGCTCGGGCGAGACGCCCGCCACGCTCGCCGAGTTCACCCTCGCCGCCTTGGACTTCTACGACGTCAGCCTCGTCGATGGCTTCAACCTTCCGGTGGTGGTGACCCCGGTCAATGCGCAGGGCGGCAACTGCAGCTCCGCCGGCTGCGACGGCGACCTGCGACAGACCTGCCCCTCGGAGCTGGCCGTCATGGTCAAGAGGGAGACGGTGGCGTGCCGGAGCGCGTGCGACGTGTTCGATACCGACCAGTACTGCTGCCGCGGCGTGTACGGGAACCCGTCCACGTGCCAGCCGACGTACTATTCCAAGAAGTTCAAGACGGCGTGCCCGGCGGCGTACAGCTACGCGTACGACGACCCCAGCAGCATCTTCACCTGCAGCCAGGCCGACTACATCGTCACCTTCTGCTCCAACAG GAAGAACAGAGTGTGCTCGTACCACGACAACAGGCTGACTTGCAGCGGAACCGAGGGGGGAGCATCTACTTGTAAATGGCTGATAGCGATGTTCCTCGGTTTGTGGGGCTCGCTGCTCGTATCATAG